In Oryza sativa Japonica Group chromosome 8, ASM3414082v1, the sequence GAGGATGAGTATGGTACTCCACTTTCTTGTATGTGCAGTTTGTATGCATCCTAATGCCTAAACATGTAGGGCCTTTCGTGCagtattatattttttcttctctgtACCATTCATagcttgtttcttttctttaagGCAAGCAGGCAGAATTGCTATTTGTGCAAGTTGTCAAAAGGGGAAATGCGTTGTGAAAAGAACTTCTTTCGGAGCAGCTTGAACAAAATGTGCATTTGATTAAATCATTGCCTGCGTATTGGCAAGCTAGAAGCATGAAATTGCTTTCATATTCGCATCTGTATTCAGTTGTGTGTCTTGTATGGTTGGCTGTGGTTTCTTGCTCAGTTGGGTGAATGCTGATCTGGGTACTTGCAAGTTGCTGTCATTTGAATAAGAGCTTCATCAAAAGAGCAAAGACTAGTTGTTGACTATGTCTGATAGATCATTTCTGCAATTATTCTATATACTTCAGCTAAAGTTTCAATTTTGCAGGATTCATTCTACCGTGGTTTAACTGAGGAAGAATCTGACCGTGTGCAAGATTACAACTTTGATCACCCAGGTGCTTGATTTGATAAAAATTGATTGCCTTTTGAGTTCTCGAGGTTTCAATCTGCTTTACGTTGGGAAGAGACTAAGATATTTtcgttctttcttttttgcagATGCATTTGATACAGAGCAACTTTTAGAGTGCATGGGACAGCTTAAAAGTGGGCTATCTGTAAATATTCCTATATATGATTTTAAGAACCACCGTCGATGCTCTGAAAGTTTTAGAAAGGTAGTAATGTCGTTGTTGACCTTTGGTGTGAAAAAGATAATTCCTGTTTATCTATTGTTATTACACCTTTTATCTATGATTAATTACTGGTTGATAACTTTGTATGCAAAGGTCTTATGTAGATTGATGGCATCTGGTGTGCCTTATTTCACATTCTGTTCTAGAAATTTGGTGCCAAAATATTGAATCTATAGGCACATAGTTAAGTAGTGTACTATGAAGTCTCCATTAATAAATGAGCTACACATGCTAAAAGAGTATACTATAAAGTGACCTTTTTTGTGGGCGGGGAAAGGATATAAGGATATGCAATATAAAGAGTACATCATATGTCTAAGAAGCTACTGTGGACCTTGCTCAACCTATGTAGCAGTTATGATTCatgaaattttttcataaccaacCCAGCCCTAGTTTCGCCATGGCAATAATTTATGGGTGGTATTTCTTTTTCTGTTCAGTGTCGTTGTTGGTCTATTTTCTGGATTTCTTTAATGGTAGTGAAACCTAATGAATTATGAttgttaattaggcttaaaaaccTTTTGACTATTTTGTTTTCTTAGGTTAATGCATCAGATGTCATCATTTTGGAGGGCATTTTAGTTTTTCATGATCAAAGGGTTCGTGATTTGATGgatatgaaaatttttgttgACACAGGTTTGTTGCTCCTCTTTGTTAggtataatataatagatattatGGTAACAATATCGTTTGTGATCATTCACCTTTATCCCTTTGTATTTTATGCATCAATTTAGATGCCGATATTAGACTTGCCCGGCGTATAAGGCGTGATACAGTTGAAAGAGGTAGAGATGTCATCTCAGTGCTGGAGCAGGTAATTTAAACACCCGTCTATGTTATTTTAgtctttttctatttaaatatgTCACAAAATCTGCATGCCCTGATGTTTGTAATACATATGTAATGACACTTTTGATGAACCTTATTGAATTGTAGTATGGGAGGTTTGTGAAGCCTGCGTTCGATGATTTTGTTCTTCCTTCCAAAAAATATGCTGATGTGATCATACCGCGAGGGGGAGATAACCATGTTGCCATAGATTTAATTGTGCAACATATTCGTACAAAACTTGGTCAGCATGACTTATGCAAAATCTACCCAAATGTTTATGTGGTTAATACAACTTTCCAGGTACAATCAATAGTTTCTCTCGATCCTAAGTTTCATAATGTTATTTTATTCCCAACCCATGGTTATAAACACTCGATTAACAGATACGTGGAATGCATACTCTTATTCGCGACCGGGACATTGCAACTCCAGATTTCGTCTTTTATTCAGATCGTCTGATTCGTCTGGTAGCACTCATTCTTTTTGGCCTCTGTACCCTTCTCTAGTTCTACATAGCTACTGAATGTGTCTGACTGTTTATTGATGTGTTATTCATGtggaaaataaatatattgctAGGTAGTTGAGCATGGACTGGGGCATTTGCCTTTCACAGAGAAGCAGATTGTTACACCAACAGGTGCTTTGCTGGTTCCATTATACTTTGCGCctatttatttttgttcttgGAATTTGCCCTATATAAATCCATTAGCATATGCCagccagaaaaagaaaaagtaacACCTTAAGTATGTTTGGAATTATCTCTTAGTGGTAGCAACTTAGTATATGCTCTGGAGGTTTTCTTAACAATGTTTCTATGGTATCTAAGAATAGTGTTTGTGAACTGTAGAAATGGAAGGACAGTTTTGGCAAAACTGGATCTGCTATATATACCATTATGAAAGTGTGGGATTTGACATTTCCAATTGCATGTTTATGGTTTTGCCCAGAGCCATTTGAATCCATGGTGGTTTTACTAAGAACCATTTTTGTGTCTTTGCAACAAGCAATGGGAAATATGTTTTTGCACCGCTCCAATAAAATAGGTCTAAAATGATAAAGTTGTGCATCTAAATTTCAACAAACACTTACCTATTATCTTTTGTCCTGAAAAATAACAAGGAGCAACAAGAGCTCCAATAACCCCTTTACAATTTTACTACTGATTTTAATTTTATGGCGATAAAGGAGCTTCTCCATTCAAAGTGGAAAAATATGGAATGTAAGCAGCTGTGAATCAAATGAATCTAACCATCTTGGTTCAATATTCATTGCCAAGAGAAATCTTGAATCTGGGGCTTCTAAAAGATTGTTGTCTGATCACCCAATTACTTCATGAattattcttttttataaagGTCCAGCTTCACTGGCATTGTATTAATAAAGAGAAAGCAAAGCGCTGCAATTACTGGTTGTCTACAGTTTCACGCACGTAGCACTGTCCATTTATGTTAATGTAAACAAATGTTGGAAGGTTGCACATTTATGACGTCATACTCATTCTGTTCTTTTGTCCAGGGTCTACTTACATGGGAGTTGACTTTTGTAAGAAGCTCTGTGGTGTGTCAATTATTCGAAGGTAAGCCATTGCTTTCCTGAAAACTAATAGCttcaaatgcaaaaaaaaagttggattATCTGCAGCTTCTAGTGTTGAACCTTCCTTTAATGGTTAATAAAACCTGAGTGAATTTCTATACCATATAAGTTCTTTTGCAGATTATTGTGTATACATTGATTTAGTGTTCAGTGATGAAAATCTTTATTCAATActactctgtcccaaaaaaaaacgaattccTAGCTACGAACCTGGATACACATGTGTCCACgttcgtaggtaggattggtctgttttttgggacggaggggtaTGTATTTGGTACTCATAACTCAGCCCATGCTGACCAGCAGTGTAGTTTAGTTAGACTTACGACCCATttctttgatttatttttatcctTATGTACTTACTGCATGAAATAACTTggtatatatgttgttttgcaGTGGAGAAAGCATGGAGAATGCATTACGTGCTTGTTGTAAGGGGATTAAAATAGGCAAAATTCTAATACATCGGGATGGGGACAATGGACAACAGGTGAAATGCTTTGTAGTTTTCTTGAAAATACCATGGAAATAGTTCACTTTCTGCGAAATTTTGAACGGACCTTGTTTTTCCCCTTGTCCAGCTCATATACCACAAGTTTCCCTTGGATATTGCTGAACGACATGTTCTACTCATGGATCCTGTGCTTGGTACAGGTAGTGTTGAATTTATCCAATGCTCCTTTCATAGTGATGTTTGCTTGCTTGTCGGAATGAGAACTACTGAAGTCACAGCTAAAGTTTCTTATCATAACTATTCAACTGTACAGGTAACTCGGCAAATCAAGCTATAGAACTTCTTATAAGTAGTGGAGTTCCTGAGGAGCGGATCATGTTTCTCAATCTCATCTCGGTAAAATACTCCAGCTCTTTGACATGGTTAATACTGATATAGTACATGATTCATTTTGTGCAAACTTGGTAATGGCATTTCGATGAACAGGCTCCTGAAGGGGTCCATTGTGTCTGCAAGCGATTCCCTCGTCTGAAGATTGTAACCTCAGAGATCGAAACTGGGTTGAACGAGGAGTACCGGGTGATCCCAGGGTTAGGAGAGTATGGTGATCGCTACTTCGGTACAGACTAATCAGGGATTGATACTGGCTTCTTTGGCGATGTGAAAAGATCACATTAGAGCTAACATTACCGTGAGAGAGATATATACTGGTGTTTGGTTGTTTGTGGTATACCATTGGAGGTACCGAAATCGTGCGATTTCGTGTGTTAGTGTTTGCTGCTGTGATAAAAACTTCGGGTGTTGAATTTTGAAGGCCCCTGTCGCTAGTTACAGCGGCGtgtgaaaaaagggaaaaatttgTGACATGTAGAGCCCACTTCTCGGGCCTGAATGCGGCAGATGCCGTGTGGTTTCACTTTCAGTTGTGATTGAACTGCATGCTAATGAAACTTACATATGTATGTACTGCAAAGTCCATGCATATGGTCCTGACAATTGTTTGCGCATCGTGGAAGCAGCATTGTTGGCTGGGTGTGTTCGCTACAGCCGGCTCCCAACGTGCACTAAGCACGGAAAATGAAGCAAtatattagcacgtgattaattaagtatttgttattttcttttcaaaaatggatcaatatggttttttaagcaacttctgtatgtaaactttttgcaaaaaacataccgtttagtagtttgaaaagtgtacGTGCGGAAAACGAGTGAGAGGGGCTGAGAAAAGGGGTGCCGAACAAAAATTCTCTAGGAGATATGAAAGCCACTGACATTTAGGTCCTACTCCACTCTTCTTTGAGCCCATATGCACGTTGCTGCTGCAGAGGATATGAGTCCGTAGACACATAATATTGTAAATTCTAGTGCTCATAATTATGCACATAAAGTTGTGTTTTAGCATGTGATGTGCAAACATGGTGATGCCTGTGCATTTTGAGCTTGTTTTGTTTGGAGCCAAATTTTTGCCAAACCAAAATTTTATTAGTTTCAAAATCTTAACAAGTTTTAGCATAGAATAgaatttaaacttttttttgagACAATATAGAATTTAAACTAGTGTGTGCAAAATTGGTAGCCAACCAAACATTCAATTGATACTATTGAAGTTGCCAAAATTAATTTTGATATGGTAAAAATTAGgcctttaaactaaataaacCATCGATAACGTTAAAATTTAGGAGGGTTGAAAAtggtatgcatgtatatatttcaAATTGATATATTGGTATGCACGTAATCCTCCCGGTTTTATAATTCTTAACGTTTTGGATAAGATTaagatcaaacttttataactttaactattataacaactttaaaaatatttagtttaaaggcgctagaacaacatatatagatttgtcttacaAAATACTGcaataaaaatagaaatatattttttgtttattggatgctccctctgttccaaaatatactttgaccaacaatattatgttttaaataaaaagagttgcatattatgaaagtttgtttaataaaaaatctagtaatatcaatgttacatgatttattttttttatttttatttttttgctattagcggtcaaagttaaaaatgtttattttggcacttatattttggaaccgagagagtatattataatagaaagaTATTGTCCaatttatattttagatttggAGGGAGCATGGTATATTGGTATGCATGTATATTTTTCAGGTAATAATAATGTTTGTTCGCAATAAAATCCCAGCAACGCGGTAGTTTCGGCCCGGAGCCGTACTCGGTTTACGTCAATTCGGCCCAACTCCTTCGATACGCGGCCCAATTACGGCCGTTTCGGCCAGAGACATGCGAGCCAGCCCAAGCCCAACCGCGcacgcgggggagagggcgaaaggcggcgccgcggcgtcgtcgtctctcGCCAACACACGCACTCCCacgccggcacgccgccgccgccgcaccccctcctcatcgccgccgcggtggctgCTCGCCCACACCTCTCTCGTCGCCTCCACTCCCTCGCCgtcgcaggccgccgccgccgcccgccgcgagcGGTTAACTCCCGTCTCGGTAGGTAAATCAACCGCGAGTCCTCCCTCTCTTGACTTCGAGATCTTCAATCACCATCATTAGGATGTTATTGCTCACAATCGCATACAATTCCGTAtgattatttattattatttttgttatgatACGAGGTCGTTTGATCgtcgtgattaattaattcagGGAAGGCGTTTTAATTTATCGTTTTTACATCAGTTTCAGACAAAGTACAAAACGACGGTTTTGGGGCCGGTAAGTAGTACATTACACAAGTGTAGTGACATTtctgaatttatttatttttgactGAAATCTCTGAATTTTGTTGGGATTTGATCGCTCAACTTCAAATGTATACACATGATGAACGCAAATATGAATAGACACTGATTTTCTGTGGTTCCAaacaccatattttttttgtcctgTTTATTTCAAGACTCAACCTCAACTGTAGAAGCTTCCTGAACCCCTCCTTAAATACAAATGCTAAATTAGTAGTAATTACCTTGACCACAACGTACTCTGCATGCACTAACTCTGCTGGCCATGCATCGAACACATGGCTCAGCCACTAATTAACCAACTCAACTAACTCATGCAAGCACATGCATCATAGCTGACCAAGTAATACATCTCCTACATGCATGTCGTACATGATTCCGTACATACAAACTTGTTCACACTAATAATATCACACTTGCATGACAATGTTTCCAACAGAATTTAACATAAATAGGTTATGGATGAACTGCTTCACGGTAAATTTCTGAATTCAGTTTTTCAGAGATCAACTGTGCCTTTTGGGTTTCAATATCAGTTTTGCGAATCACCCATAGGAATCTGGAGTTGAATTTCTCTATTGAGGATTTCAATAGGATGTTAAACCCATATGGTTTTTATTTCGAATTGAAGGCATcattttttgttcttttgaaTTGCATTGACTCTGACTTTTTATTTCTCCAATTGGTATGTCCCTTCAAATTCTTGCAAACAACTCACTTTTACGGAGTACGCAAAAGATTTTTAAtatcgtttcatttttttcaaataccAACGAAGCAAAGCGACAACAAGGAAAAACTCCTTTTGACTTTCCAATGGCTTCGCTACCTAGCTATTACATTCAGTTAATACAGATTTTGTTCAAATTGACGCATCATCTTTCATTTTTGAGTTCCAACGTCAGAATAGCTTCGCAAATTTGATTCATCCATTGGCATTGCACAAACTCATTTGCTTGGACATTTGGGCAGCATATTCTTTCCCGTTCCACTACTCTCGCAAGTTGTATGCCTGATTTTTTGTTATCATGCATAATATCAACATTTCAGAACAATTCTTTTGTACTAGATTCCAATTCAAGGCCCCCTAATCATCAACATTAAGGCTAAAAAATTCTCTTCTTTAGAAAAGGCTCAACCTGTGGGCTTCCTTGGAGGTCTTGTAACAAACGAGCCAACAAACTAGTGGTAAAAGCTACAtgttgcatgcatatataaatCATACCACACAACTCTTCTCTGATGATCCATCTTGTTTCTGATCACCTTGTTCAGGGAGCAGcagcaagaagccaagaacatGGCTTGCAAGGTGAGAGGGGACATGGGCAAGCTCATCCCGGTGAtctccttcttcctcggcgcggcgctgacggcggcgttCGTCATTGCTACTATGGATATCAACTGGAGGCTCTCCGCCCTGGCCTCCTGGAACAACAATGATTCTCCACCGGCCGTCACCGACGAGGTCAGTGATCTACCGATGCTGCTTTCTGCGTTTTCTGCTTAAcaatctgaagttctgaacatgAGATGAGAACATCTTCAGTGCAGTTTCCTTGAGTAATGCCGAATTATACTTTTACATAATAAAAAAAGGGTTTTtataccttttttttcatttcaattTTCTTGTTCTTATTGTCTTGCAAGATGCTTCAAAATTCTAATAGATAATGGCCGTGCAATTAATTGGGACTGTTTCATTTCGTTGCAAATAGTTGGAAGTTGCAACTATGCATAATAGACGGGTATTAGTGGTCAGGTAGTCTACTGGTCTCCCTTTCTATCGTCCTAGATTATTCCTCTATCTACATCTTCATTCAGTGAGCTGATAAGTCTCTAAGACGCAACGACAAGCAAATCCATATCCAATATAATGCTGCAGATATCTTCCACAGCATTAGCCAAGTCTagaatttcctttttttttaaaagccaATCATCAACAAGCCAAAGTGCCAATTCTACTTTTCCAACATTAGCCTGAGATAAGCTTCCTGTAGCTTTGTCACATCCACAGAGCCCAAAAGCTTAAAGCTGAAACTGACTACTGATGAGGTAACGAATATGCTAACCTGTTGTCCAAGCAGCCTTGTGGGGATAGGATATATTACATCATTTACAACTCAGCCAAATGATTCGAGTGAACTTTCTATGAAATTTTACAGCTCGACTTGCTACTAACTTTCAGTTCAGATTCTTAAACAAAACAACGAGATAGATCTTCACATTTGCAACATCCAATGGAAAGACTTGCTACTAACTTTCAGTTCAGATTCTTAGACAAAACAACAAGATCTTCACATTTGCAACATCCAATGGAAAGATTTGCTACTAACTTTCAGTTCAGATTCTTAAAACAACAAGATCGatcttcaaatttgaaacatCTAATGGAAAAAGGCTGAAAAAAGATAATAATAATGATTGCAGATGAAAGCATTGTCAGAATTGACCGAGGTGCTGAGGAACGCGTCGATGGACGACAGGACGGTGATCATGACGTCGATCAACCGGGCGTACGCGGCGCCGGGGTCGCTGCTGGACCTCTTCCTGGAGAGCTTCCGGCTCGGCGAGGGCACGGAGCCGCTGCTGAAGCACGTCCTCATCGTGGCCATGGACCCCGCGGCGCTCGCCCGGTGCCGCCAGGTGCACCCGCACTGCTACCTCCTCCGGCGGCCGGAGGGCGCCGTGGACTACAGCGACGAGAAGCGCTTCATGAGCAAGGACTACCTCGACATGATGTGGGGGCGCAACCTCTTCCAGCAGACCATCCTCCAgctcggcttcaacttcctctTCACGGTATGAATAATCATGATCACCTTACCTGGACAAACTTCACAGCATAAACTGGTTGTCGATCGCATGCAACTCAAATCATCGTTCGGTCGTAAACACATTTGATGTTTAGGACAAAGATTCggataaaattttatattttcaacaATCAATTTTAT encodes:
- the LOC4346121 gene encoding uridine/cytidine kinase UKL1, chloroplastic, with product MDAAMESAVGPHFSGLRLDSRRLSSSSLPTSPSAASSNGCGGNDAPAAVNGFAPPPPPSAAAAAEEGSKQPFVIGVSGGTASGKTTVCDMIIQQLHDHRVVLVNQDSFYRGLTEEESDRVQDYNFDHPDAFDTEQLLECMGQLKSGLSVNIPIYDFKNHRRCSESFRKVNASDVIILEGILVFHDQRVRDLMDMKIFVDTDADIRLARRIRRDTVERGRDVISVLEQYGRFVKPAFDDFVLPSKKYADVIIPRGGDNHVAIDLIVQHIRTKLGQHDLCKIYPNVYVVNTTFQIRGMHTLIRDRDIATPDFVFYSDRLIRLVVEHGLGHLPFTEKQIVTPTGSTYMGVDFCKKLCGVSIIRSGESMENALRACCKGIKIGKILIHRDGDNGQQLIYHKFPLDIAERHVLLMDPVLGTGNSANQAIELLISSGVPEERIMFLNLISAPEGVHCVCKRFPRLKIVTSEIETGLNEEYRVIPGLGEYGDRYFGTD
- the LOC4346122 gene encoding uncharacterized protein At4g15970, whose translation is MACKVRGDMGKLIPVISFFLGAALTAAFVIATMDINWRLSALASWNNNDSPPAVTDEMKALSELTEVLRNASMDDRTVIMTSINRAYAAPGSLLDLFLESFRLGEGTEPLLKHVLIVAMDPAALARCRQVHPHCYLLRRPEGAVDYSDEKRFMSKDYLDMMWGRNLFQQTILQLGFNFLFTDIDIMWFRNPLRHIAITSDIAVANDYYNGDPESLRNRPNGGFLYVRAARRTVDFYRRWRDARRRFPPGTNEQHVLERAQAELSRRADVRMQFLDTAHCGGFCQLSRDMARVCTLHANCCTGLANKVHDLAAVLRDWRNYTAAPPAARRRGGFGWTTPGKCIR